In Staphylococcus lloydii, the following proteins share a genomic window:
- a CDS encoding PTS fructose transporter subunit IIABC, with protein sequence MRITELLTKDTMAMDLNATEKNGVIDELVTQLNEAGILNDVEAFKSAIFDRESQSTTGIGEGIAIPHAKVAAVNKPAIAFGKSQSGVDYQSLDMQPAHLFFMIAAPEGGAQTHLDALAKLSGILMDDKVRADLLAAQSPDEVQQIIDRADDEATEEENAEQQNVATTTSEDNEAQDEPYILAVTACPTGIAHTYMARDALKKQAKQMGVQIKVETNGSGGVKNPLTDDDIAKATGIIVAADVHVETDRFDGKNVVEVPVADGIKRPEALINLAQDTSRKPFVASSGKRSHSTEESNQGIGKTIYKHLMNGVSNMLPLVISGGILMAIVFLFGANSFDPKSSEHNAFAEQLWNIGKNSAFALIIPILAGYIARSIADKPGFAAGLVGGMLAVSGDAGFIGGILAGFLAGYLTQGVKRLVSGLPQSLEGLKPTLIYPVLSVTITGLLMIYVINPPASWLNNLLLNGLNSLSGANIVLLGLVIGAMMAIDMGGPFNKAAYVFATAALTEGNSAPITAAMIGGMVPPIAISIAMLLFRKKFTKEQKGSIIPNFVMGFSFITEGAIPFAAADPLRVIPSMMVGSGVAGAIALGLGSAIQAPHGGIIVIFATDITHALQSLIAIIIGAVVAAIIYGLLKPKVTQVEAEASEAMNE encoded by the coding sequence ATGAGAATAACTGAATTATTAACAAAAGATACGATGGCGATGGATTTAAATGCAACAGAGAAAAACGGTGTTATAGACGAACTTGTAACTCAACTTAATGAAGCGGGAATTTTAAATGATGTCGAAGCATTTAAGTCAGCGATTTTTGATCGTGAATCACAAAGTACGACGGGGATTGGTGAAGGCATTGCCATACCACATGCTAAAGTTGCAGCTGTAAATAAACCAGCTATTGCCTTTGGTAAATCACAAAGTGGTGTTGATTATCAAAGTCTTGATATGCAACCAGCTCACTTATTCTTTATGATTGCGGCTCCTGAAGGTGGCGCACAAACGCATCTTGATGCTTTAGCTAAGTTATCAGGTATATTAATGGATGACAAAGTTAGAGCAGATTTATTAGCAGCTCAATCGCCTGACGAAGTACAACAGATTATTGACCGTGCAGATGACGAAGCAACTGAAGAAGAAAATGCTGAGCAACAAAATGTTGCTACAACTACATCAGAAGATAATGAAGCACAAGATGAGCCTTATATACTTGCTGTAACTGCTTGTCCAACTGGCATTGCACATACTTATATGGCAAGAGATGCATTGAAAAAGCAAGCGAAACAAATGGGCGTACAAATAAAAGTAGAAACAAACGGTTCAGGTGGCGTGAAAAACCCACTGACTGATGATGATATTGCTAAAGCTACTGGTATCATCGTTGCAGCTGATGTACATGTTGAAACAGACCGATTCGACGGTAAAAATGTAGTTGAAGTACCTGTGGCAGATGGTATAAAACGACCAGAAGCGTTAATTAACTTAGCTCAAGATACATCTAGAAAACCATTTGTGGCTTCTAGTGGTAAACGTAGCCATTCGACTGAAGAAAGTAATCAAGGTATCGGAAAAACCATTTATAAACATCTTATGAATGGTGTATCGAATATGTTACCGCTAGTTATTTCTGGTGGTATTTTGATGGCAATCGTCTTTTTATTCGGTGCCAACTCATTCGATCCGAAAAGTTCTGAACATAATGCATTCGCAGAACAACTTTGGAATATCGGTAAAAATAGTGCATTTGCATTAATCATTCCAATTTTAGCAGGATACATTGCTAGAAGTATTGCAGATAAACCAGGTTTCGCTGCTGGTTTAGTAGGTGGTATGTTAGCTGTATCAGGTGACGCAGGATTTATTGGCGGTATTTTAGCAGGTTTCTTAGCAGGTTACTTAACTCAAGGTGTTAAACGCTTAGTTAGCGGATTACCGCAATCTTTAGAAGGTTTAAAACCAACTTTAATTTATCCAGTGTTGTCAGTTACGATAACTGGACTATTAATGATTTACGTTATTAATCCACCTGCTTCATGGTTAAATAACTTATTGTTAAATGGTTTAAATAGTTTATCTGGTGCCAATATTGTTTTACTTGGTCTAGTAATTGGGGCGATGATGGCTATTGATATGGGTGGTCCTTTCAATAAAGCCGCATACGTATTCGCAACTGCTGCATTGACTGAAGGTAATAGCGCGCCTATTACTGCGGCAATGATTGGTGGTATGGTGCCTCCAATCGCAATCTCAATTGCTATGTTGTTGTTCCGTAAGAAATTTACAAAAGAACAAAAAGGTTCAATTATTCCAAACTTTGTGATGGGATTCTCCTTTATAACCGAAGGTGCGATACCATTTGCGGCTGCTGACCCATTACGCGTTATTCCATCTATGATGGTTGGTTCAGGCGTAGCAGGGGCTATTGCATTAGGATTAGGTTCAGCAATACAAGCACCACATGGTGGTATTATTGTTATCTTCGCGACAGACATTACACATGCACTGCAATCATTAATTGCGATAATCATAGGTGCGGTAGTGGCAGCGATCATATACGGTTTATTAAAACCAAAAGTTACACAAGTAGAAGCAGAAGCTTCAGAAGCCATGAACGAATAA
- the pfkB gene encoding 1-phosphofructokinase yields MIYTVTFNPSIDYIMVAKDFQIDGLNRASSTHKFAGGKGINVSRVLQTLNVASTALGFVGGFPGNFIKDTLFNSNIATDFVTVDEDTRINVKLKTGNETEINAPGPQISEEQLNTLLEKIKNTTSADIVIVAGSVPQSIGNDVYEKIATITNATGAQLVVDAEKHLVESVLPYGPLFIKPNKDELEVMFDVAIDSDEAVVKYGRKILEQGAKSVIVSLGGEGAIYIDHQQSFKATVPKGKVINTVGSGDSTVAGMVAGLTNGYSVSSAFKLAVAAGTATAFNDDLAQSEAIKNIESQVEIYKLDGSD; encoded by the coding sequence ATGATTTATACAGTAACTTTTAATCCATCAATAGATTATATTATGGTCGCAAAAGATTTCCAAATTGATGGTTTAAATCGTGCTTCATCAACGCATAAATTTGCTGGGGGAAAAGGTATTAATGTTTCAAGAGTGCTACAAACATTAAATGTAGCATCGACTGCTTTAGGATTTGTAGGCGGTTTTCCTGGAAACTTTATTAAAGATACGTTATTTAACAGCAACATCGCTACAGATTTTGTCACAGTGGATGAGGACACGCGTATCAATGTGAAATTAAAGACTGGCAATGAAACTGAAATTAATGCGCCTGGACCTCAAATTAGTGAAGAACAATTAAACACATTACTCGAAAAAATTAAAAATACTACGTCAGCAGATATTGTTATCGTTGCTGGTAGTGTACCGCAAAGTATAGGTAATGATGTTTACGAAAAAATAGCTACTATAACTAACGCAACAGGTGCTCAATTGGTAGTAGATGCTGAGAAACACTTAGTTGAAAGTGTATTGCCTTATGGTCCGCTATTTATTAAACCCAATAAAGACGAATTAGAGGTTATGTTTGATGTCGCTATTGATAGTGACGAAGCAGTAGTTAAGTATGGCCGTAAAATATTAGAACAGGGCGCAAAATCAGTGATTGTGTCTCTTGGCGGAGAAGGAGCAATTTACATAGATCATCAACAAAGCTTCAAAGCCACAGTTCCTAAAGGGAAAGTCATAAACACTGTTGGATCAGGCGACAGTACCGTGGCGGGCATGGTTGCTGGCTTAACTAATGGTTACTCAGTATCATCAGCATTTAAGTTAGCAGTTGCTGCAGGGACAGCAACAGCTTTTAATGATGACTTAGCGCAAAGTGAAGCAATTAAAAATATAGAATCACAAGTTGAAATTTATAAACTTGATGGGAGTGATTAA
- a CDS encoding DeoR/GlpR family DNA-binding transcription regulator, with the protein MITEKRHELILDELAKKDFLSLQELMDNLDCSASTIRRDLSKLQQLGKLTRLHGGATLNQSVVLEPNLIDKRTQNLQEKKEIARSASELIEDNDCVFLDAGSSTLEMIPYITSSNITVVTNGLTHVEELIKNGIKTITIGGQVKSNTFATVGPSAIETLGRYRFDKAFIGINGIDINYGLTTPDDQEAFVKKYALKQALNKFVVADSSKFNKVYFTNVPIDHDVSIITSEQIKQVENYDLFTRHYDILGGKR; encoded by the coding sequence ATGATTACAGAAAAGCGTCATGAATTAATTTTGGATGAACTTGCAAAAAAGGATTTTTTATCATTGCAAGAATTAATGGACAATTTAGACTGTAGTGCTTCTACTATACGTAGAGATTTATCTAAGTTACAACAACTAGGTAAATTAACACGTTTACATGGTGGGGCTACATTAAACCAATCCGTTGTCTTAGAACCTAATCTTATCGATAAACGTACCCAAAATCTTCAAGAAAAAAAAGAAATAGCGCGAAGCGCTTCAGAACTAATCGAAGATAATGATTGTGTATTTTTAGATGCAGGTTCATCTACGCTAGAAATGATTCCATATATTACTAGCAGTAATATTACTGTTGTAACCAATGGTCTTACCCACGTTGAAGAATTAATCAAAAACGGTATCAAAACGATAACAATTGGTGGTCAAGTTAAATCCAATACGTTTGCCACAGTTGGACCCAGCGCTATCGAAACGCTTGGCCGTTACCGCTTTGACAAAGCATTTATAGGCATTAATGGTATCGATATAAACTATGGTTTAACTACACCTGATGATCAAGAAGCTTTTGTTAAAAAGTATGCATTGAAACAAGCATTAAATAAATTTGTTGTAGCTGACAGCTCTAAATTTAATAAAGTTTATTTCACCAATGTGCCTATTGATCATGATGTATCCATTATTACTTCGGAACAAATTAAACAAGTTGAAAATTATGATTTATTTACACGTCATTATGACATATTAGGAGGAAAACGATGA
- the ybaK gene encoding Cys-tRNA(Pro) deacylase, with protein MKHKKTNAMRILEKANIDYEINTYEITHKHMDGATVAQIVGVDINVVYKTLVLENAQHECFVFVIPVDTTLNMKQAAHNAQQKKLTLLPLEQLKQVTGYVRGGCSPIGMKKHFPTYIDESALNLQNVYVSGGERGMQIKINTKDLIKIASAEVANIIE; from the coding sequence ATGAAACATAAAAAAACGAATGCGATGCGTATATTAGAAAAAGCTAATATCGATTATGAAATTAACACATATGAGATTACTCATAAGCATATGGACGGGGCTACTGTGGCGCAAATTGTTGGTGTGGATATTAACGTCGTTTATAAAACACTAGTATTAGAAAATGCACAACATGAATGTTTTGTATTTGTGATACCAGTCGATACAACGTTGAATATGAAACAAGCAGCTCATAACGCACAACAAAAGAAATTAACCTTATTACCACTGGAACAGCTAAAACAAGTTACAGGTTATGTGAGAGGTGGTTGCTCTCCTATAGGTATGAAAAAGCATTTTCCAACTTATATTGATGAAAGTGCATTAAATTTACAAAATGTGTATGTTAGTGGTGGAGAACGAGGCATGCAAATTAAAATAAATACCAAGGATTTGATTAAGATAGCGAGTGCAGAAGTTGCCAATATCATAGAATAG
- the galU gene encoding UTP--glucose-1-phosphate uridylyltransferase GalU, protein MKKIKKAIIPAAGLGTRFLPATKAMPKEMLPILDKPTIQYIVEEAAKAGIEDIIIVTGKHKRAIEDHFDNQKELEMILEEKGKDNLLERVKYSTELANIFYVRQKEQKGLGHAIYSARQFIGNEPFAVLLGDDIVESDTPAIKQLMDIYEQTEKSVIGVQEVPKEETHRYGIIDPIAQDGRRYEVKQFVEKPAEGTAPSNLAIMGRYVLTPEIFNYLENQGKGAGGEIQLTDAIERLNKDNQVFAYDFEGNRFDVGEKLGFVKTTIEFALKDQSMSDELKTFIKSLNLD, encoded by the coding sequence GTGAAAAAGATAAAAAAAGCAATCATACCTGCTGCGGGGTTAGGAACAAGATTTTTGCCGGCTACGAAAGCGATGCCTAAAGAAATGTTGCCTATATTAGATAAACCAACAATTCAATACATAGTCGAAGAAGCAGCTAAGGCTGGAATCGAAGACATTATTATCGTTACAGGTAAACATAAAAGAGCGATAGAAGATCATTTTGATAACCAAAAAGAATTAGAAATGATTTTAGAAGAAAAAGGAAAAGACAATTTACTAGAACGTGTAAAATATTCAACTGAATTAGCCAATATTTTCTATGTTAGACAAAAAGAGCAAAAAGGATTAGGTCACGCTATCTATTCTGCACGTCAATTTATTGGTAATGAACCATTTGCGGTATTATTAGGTGACGACATCGTTGAATCAGATACACCTGCAATCAAACAACTTATGGACATCTATGAACAAACTGAAAAGTCAGTAATAGGTGTTCAAGAAGTTCCAAAAGAAGAAACACATAGATATGGCATCATTGACCCTATAGCACAAGACGGTCGACGCTATGAAGTAAAACAGTTTGTCGAAAAACCAGCTGAAGGCACTGCACCTTCAAATTTAGCAATAATGGGTCGCTATGTACTTACTCCTGAAATCTTCAATTATTTAGAAAACCAAGGAAAAGGTGCTGGCGGTGAAATACAGCTAACAGATGCAATTGAACGGTTAAATAAAGATAATCAAGTTTTTGCATACGATTTTGAAGGTAATCGTTTTGATGTAGGAGAAAAGTTAGGTTTTGTTAAAACTACGATTGAATTTGCATTAAAAGACCAATCGATGAGCGACGAATTAAAAACATTTATTAAATCACTCAACCTTGACTAA
- the norA gene encoding multidrug efflux MFS transporter NorA has product MNKQFYVLYFNIFLVFLGIGLIVPVLPVYLKDLGLKGSDLGILVAVFALAQMFISPFGGTLADKLGKKLIICIGLLLFAISEFLFAISHSFTLLIVSRILGGFSAGMVMPGVTGLIADISPAGDKAKNFGYMSAIINSGFILGPGLGGFLAEFSHRLPFFVAGFSGILALILSVILIHNPKKATTAGFTNYQPEILSKINWKVFLTPIILTLVLAFGLSSFETLFPLYTADKAHYSPLDISIAITGGGIAGAVFQVFFFDKFMKYFSELNFITYALIYSAIVLVGLTITQSYWGIMIVSFIVFIGFDMIRPAITNYFSNIAGDRQGFAGGLNSTFTSMGNFIGPLVAGSLFDVNFEFPLYMSVVVMILGIIVIFIEKALRMKRKNLSK; this is encoded by the coding sequence ATGAATAAACAGTTTTACGTCTTATATTTTAATATATTTTTAGTTTTCTTAGGTATAGGGTTAATAGTTCCTGTATTACCAGTATATTTAAAAGATTTAGGTTTAAAAGGTAGCGATTTAGGAATCTTAGTAGCTGTCTTTGCTTTAGCTCAAATGTTTATATCACCCTTTGGTGGTACATTGGCCGATAAACTTGGTAAGAAGCTAATCATATGTATCGGTTTACTACTTTTCGCAATTTCAGAATTTCTTTTTGCGATTAGCCACTCCTTCACTTTACTAATTGTCTCAAGAATATTAGGTGGTTTTAGTGCGGGTATGGTAATGCCGGGTGTGACAGGCTTAATAGCTGATATATCACCAGCAGGAGATAAAGCTAAGAATTTTGGTTATATGTCTGCCATTATTAATTCTGGTTTTATTTTAGGTCCAGGATTAGGCGGTTTTTTAGCAGAATTTTCACATCGCTTACCATTCTTTGTAGCAGGATTTAGTGGAATTTTAGCTTTAATTTTATCTGTCATTCTTATCCATAATCCTAAAAAAGCGACGACGGCTGGTTTTACAAATTATCAGCCAGAGATATTGAGCAAAATAAATTGGAAAGTATTTTTAACGCCAATCATATTAACGCTCGTTTTAGCTTTTGGCCTATCTTCTTTTGAGACATTGTTCCCATTATATACTGCAGATAAGGCGCACTATTCACCATTGGATATTTCTATCGCCATTACCGGTGGTGGGATAGCAGGTGCAGTATTCCAAGTATTCTTTTTTGATAAATTCATGAAATATTTCAGCGAACTAAATTTTATAACATATGCATTGATATATTCAGCTATTGTTTTAGTCGGATTGACGATTACGCAAAGTTATTGGGGAATCATGATTGTTAGTTTCATTGTTTTTATTGGATTTGATATGATTCGACCGGCGATTACGAATTACTTTTCAAATATCGCCGGAGACCGTCAAGGTTTTGCGGGCGGATTAAATTCCACGTTTACGAGTATGGGGAATTTTATTGGGCCATTAGTTGCAGGTTCACTTTTTGATGTTAATTTTGAATTTCCATTATATATGTCAGTAGTCGTTATGATTTTAGGTATAATTGTAATTTTCATTGAAAAAGCATTAAGAATGAAACGCAAAAACTTGAGTAAATAA
- a CDS encoding PPC domain-containing DNA-binding protein, with translation MNYKVDGQNIILVLEQGEDIVEQVTAIARQQGKFGTVSGIGACQGVELNFYNLETQTYEKREVEEPLELISLLGNISRVDDKPFAHLHAMFGTNQYQTLSGHLTKAIVSATAEIVITMTDLDINRKHDSKIGLNLLDLSSDS, from the coding sequence ATGAACTATAAAGTAGATGGTCAAAATATTATTTTAGTATTAGAGCAAGGCGAAGACATTGTTGAGCAAGTAACCGCAATAGCGCGACAACAAGGTAAATTTGGAACTGTCAGTGGTATCGGCGCTTGCCAAGGCGTGGAATTAAATTTTTATAACCTTGAAACGCAAACATATGAAAAACGAGAAGTTGAAGAACCACTTGAACTTATAAGTTTGCTCGGTAATATTTCACGCGTTGATGATAAACCATTTGCGCATTTACATGCTATGTTTGGTACAAATCAATATCAAACACTAAGTGGCCATTTAACTAAGGCAATTGTTTCTGCAACTGCAGAAATTGTTATTACAATGACTGACTTAGATATTAATCGTAAACATGATAGTAAAATTGGCCTGAATTTGTTAGATTTATCATCTGACTCATAA
- a CDS encoding DUF1361 domain-containing protein yields MNFKYKVRYIARIVFLLLIIVSLLKNNVYGFMTLNLFLAYIPLELCLLLKLFKPRRKFEWPLFVIFSLIFVFMVPNTFYMITDLIHLNQFAFNFYAGLNIIEWKYFSYLVAAVIFALYCLMLIFLEMSTFTRHMWLNRTIILIMMFLNGLGIYMGRFLRVHSVYLINEPLRIIREVFVAIFNVDTIMFVLLMVCLQLLLVLFMKGVRMAK; encoded by the coding sequence ATGAACTTTAAATATAAAGTAAGATATATAGCACGTATTGTGTTTTTATTACTTATAATCGTTTCGTTGTTGAAAAATAACGTTTATGGTTTTATGACACTCAATCTCTTTTTAGCATACATTCCATTGGAATTATGTCTATTACTTAAATTGTTTAAACCTAGACGTAAATTTGAATGGCCTTTATTCGTTATCTTTTCATTGATTTTCGTCTTTATGGTACCAAATACATTTTATATGATTACTGATTTAATCCATTTAAATCAATTCGCTTTTAACTTCTACGCTGGCTTGAACATTATCGAATGGAAATACTTCTCATACTTAGTTGCTGCAGTAATTTTCGCTCTTTATTGTTTAATGTTGATATTCCTAGAAATGAGTACCTTTACACGTCATATGTGGTTAAATCGTACAATTATTTTAATTATGATGTTTTTAAATGGACTAGGCATTTACATGGGTAGATTCTTACGTGTGCATTCTGTTTATCTAATCAATGAACCACTAAGAATTATTAGAGAAGTATTCGTAGCAATTTTCAACGTCGATACAATAATGTTCGTATTGCTGATGGTTTGCTTACAATTATTGCTTGTATTGTTTATGAAAGGAGTCCGTATGGCCAAATGA
- a CDS encoding DedA family protein, producing the protein MEKWIIHFMEQYGYFGIAWLIFLENVFPPIPSEIILTFGGFMTTKTDITFVGVVITSTVGSVIGAIALYGIGIWIGENKLYKLVQKYGKFLRVTTDDLTKTFNWFERYGYWTIFFCRFIPLIRSLISIPAGITRMNIWIFIIFTTIGTLLWNIVLIYLGQTVGGNWHVIVNYMDIYSKIIYVLLLLLVIYILFKWLKRIRQK; encoded by the coding sequence ATGGAAAAATGGATTATTCATTTTATGGAACAATATGGTTATTTCGGTATAGCGTGGTTAATTTTCTTAGAAAATGTTTTTCCACCTATACCGTCTGAAATCATTTTAACTTTTGGTGGATTTATGACGACTAAAACGGACATAACATTCGTTGGCGTCGTTATAACCTCTACAGTAGGTTCGGTTATTGGGGCTATCGCCCTATATGGTATAGGTATTTGGATTGGGGAAAATAAATTATACAAATTAGTACAAAAGTACGGTAAATTTCTACGTGTAACCACAGACGATTTAACGAAAACTTTCAACTGGTTCGAACGGTATGGTTATTGGACAATTTTCTTTTGTAGGTTTATCCCTTTAATAAGAAGTCTTATTTCAATCCCAGCCGGCATTACAAGAATGAATATATGGATTTTTATTATTTTTACGACGATTGGTACGCTATTATGGAATATCGTTTTAATATATTTAGGACAAACAGTAGGTGGCAATTGGCACGTTATCGTTAACTATATGGATATCTATTCTAAAATTATTTATGTCTTATTATTGCTTCTTGTTATATATATTTTATTTAAATGGTTAAAAAGAATACGACAAAAATAA